The region CCGAGTGGATGAAGAAGTTCTTGGTCACGATGGGCCGCTTGGGAATCCTCACCCGTGGGCGGGCAcgtcgctgctgctggacgGGAGCGGTCTGGAAGTTGACGGGGAAGCCGGTGGGCATGGGGAACGAACCAGAGGTGGGACGAGGAGCAGGCTGCGACTGGAACTGGCCACCGGGAGGCAGGTAGGGCAGTGGCAGAGGAGGCAGCACTGGGTGGGCGGACTGGTGGgactggagctgctgctgctgctggagctgctggtTCAGCAGGTGCGCCACCACTgggggctgctgctgctggatgcGGTAGTTGTAGCCCGCCTGGGTCAAGCTGATGTCCGCCTGGCTGAGGCTCAGGCTCAGGGCGCCCATCAGAACCGTCTAAAAGAGAAGTAATCATTATAATCCTCAGTTATCCAGTTGGGTTAGGGTAATCCAAGGGCCAACGCACCACAAATATCTTCATGCTGCCGCTTGGGTGGGTGTCTCTCTGCTGGTTAGCTGTCTTTAGCCGGATGCTCCCTCGCTGTCCGAGTTTCTTATTGCTGTGATGATGGGTCAACTGGGCACCATGGCTTTTATACCAATCCCCGGTCACAACTTGTTTATAATCGGAAACAAATCGTGAAACAGCAGCCAACACAGTTGCAACAGTCAAAGGGGTCATAAAACATTTGTTATGCATGGCGAAGAGATGGTCTCGGATCCATCGGGTTGGGTGGCAAGTGGGCTTTTGTATTAGCTTTACAAGGGGTTCCACAAAAGTCGAGCGAGAGGAAGCCCAAACAATGGGTAATACACTTACGGGGAAAAATCCGCAATCGTTGTAAGCAATCAGTGAAGTTGTAATCTtgttatttctaaaatatacgatctatttgatttattttttgtgtaggAGCAGATTAAAATGTCTTAGAGAGTTAcgtattatatttaaaaaatgtaccaACTACATTCTTAGAAGTGATCATGATATCATGATATTAAATGTAGTCTATGTTTCTCtgaaattttattaagatATCACAGCCACTTCAACATGGTTGCAGGTAAACAAGCAAACCCTCATTTAAATTAACACAAAAGTATTGTTGCTCCTCAATTTTTGCAGATCAGTTGAATGTCGCAGAGcgatatatgtaaatattgaTGACGAAGATAGGCGTCGAGGTTACAAGCCCGACTTAAAATGCACTTTTGTCCATGGGACCATTgtctatattttgttttattgttcAAAACTTGAGCTATcaaatggaaattgaaaattgtatattcGGGGACTGCAGCATTTCGCATATATTTTAGTCTGGCCCAAGGTCTAGGTCTTTGTGTCCATTCGATGGGGCGTAAATATTGTCAGCTCTAAATGTGCCAAATTGAGACAAAATGCTCGTATATTTGGTATCGCTGGTCGAACTGAAGAAGTGAAGGTAAATCAACCGATAAAATCGAAAGTAAATCTCATCAATTGGACATGCCCAGCTTCCAGCGGAAATTAGTTGTCATaacaaacacaaaacagaTGCATACGGAATGAGATCAGATATAGGGCCTTATAGGGCTAATTGTCGGGTCTGCTATAATGGGAATGCTGCAACATCAAATCATCATGGAGATAGGAATCTTTTCCAATTTTGACTTATTCACTAACCCCCTTGAGATGCATCTCATTAGCTGGGGGAAATTCTACacacaaatcaaaataaacaagCCAAGGGCACCTTGGCCACCAGATGATAAGTTAGCCCACATTTCTAGCGGCTGTTATCTGGCCAAAGCCAAAATGAAAAACAGGTTTTCTACTTTCTCACGCCAATTTCGTGGGCCATGAAAAAAGCAGTGAAATGAAACCGAAAcatggtttattttttggctgCAACCATTTGTTTATGTGCGGGCATTAGAGATGCAAAGATAAATTTCCGCTTGTAATGGGAAACCAAAATTACGTTGTCATTAATTAATAGACCCAAATGCATTAGGATGAAagtggcaaacaaaaaatagaaatatctTAATGGGAATAAAAATGGAATCCGACCAAAGTGGAGCCCTGTGATTAATGGCTGCCAACTATTGCCGcactttgcatattttatgcaAAGCGAATAAGTGCCAAAATCCATTGAATGCAAAGCACTCGGTGCACAGATTAGCCAAAGCATAAAAGTGAATGTTGACGGGACACAAATTATGATTTGCGTaacaaaactattttattttaatttattaattcacaCCATGCGAGATTTTGACATAGACGGCCTTTGTCCACTTCTGTGCATAGTATTAGCAACCGAATCCGACCCCAAGCCCCCGTCCGACCGTAAATCCGCCTCCCAAATCCATCACATCGAATTGATGGGGCGATAAATGCCCCTGCGAGGCCTACCATCCGGTcataataaattcatttttaattattggcCTAAAAATGagtcaaaattaattatggGACACCTTGGGTTCACAACTATTTTGGGACGCCCACAGAAAGCCGAGATAAGACcaccatttttataataagCATGTGGAACGAATCGTCTTTTGTCTTTTCTGCTCATAAGCTGACAGTTTTACATGGGCTGTGGCACAAATATTGACAAATGATAGGGATCGATAACCGAAACAACTTAAGTGGATGATTTCCTATAAGTTTCGAGATGGTCAAGCCaacataataattaataacatcgaagaaaatgttaaacatagttttttttttaattgtttgtgaATAAAGTGTTGAAAAACAAGAACTTAGCCTTTACCTCATACCCTATTCAAAACAATTAACCACTCTTTATTGACAGTAAACTGTAAACTATTCAATTTATTGATTAGATTTTCGTTTTACTCAAAATTCAGTAGATAATTATTCGATCCGGCTTATGCAACACGCGTGCTATACGAACTCAATCCATCGGTCTCACAGAAATGGTTGTTAAAATACTTGCAGCGGGCCAACACAATCTTTTGGCCCACCGGCATACACATAGTACATAGGTCTAAAAAGCATGGTAATCATAAGAAGTTAAGGGACAAATGCTGTCGAACAGGTTGAGTGACTTTGGCCCTCTCACAAATTGCAATTCACATTCAGTTATCGAGTTCGATTTTAGTAGTTCAACAAGTGTTCAATTAGTTATTCTAgttgtatgtatatatatatagtatatatttaGTATATGTTTCAGGCGTAATTGTATGTATGTAGATAATGTGTAAACTGTATTGGCGTTACAATGAGTTGCTCTCTTTAGGATCTAATAATCAAACAGCAGAGCAGAATTTGTTAAGTACAAAGATCCGCCATTCGCTTTGTAAGTTCtctaaaatattaatgtttCCGATACActctctatatatatatgtagtttttaatatcacgTTCATCGTTTACACTTTTTGCTTGTTCTGTTACAATGTTTgttctgattctgattctgcATCTATTTCATCTGATCTCGAATGGAGTTTAAAACTACGTTAAGCCGATTTAACAATAGATATAGATATctgtaaatatgtatttaatatatagAGCGAGACAAGGTAACCGACACTGgtgaaattttgaaaattccgaATGGGGACAATCCTCTGGGGTTGAAACGCCTATAATTTAGACATAAGACATAGACATTAAACACGTTTCCGGCTTCGATTCAGCGTTTGATAAACGATGTAGCTGCCTCCTCACGGTTCGTGGCTTCGGACGAACTTTTCCAGCTGCCTGTGGAGCTGATTGTGGTAGGGTATCCGGTGTTTGCTGATCGCCGTCGCCGCCAAGCACTGCAGCGTCACAAAGTTGAGCAGCGGAATGGTGCTGGTGGGATTGGAGGCTATTAAGTCGTAGGGCCGCTTGTCGGCACGATTCGGCTGATCGATGTCCGCACCGCACTTGAGCAATAAATGAACAATCTGTGGGGATAAGATGGGCGATTAAATTGGTTCTTTTTGAATACTGGGTTATCTGCCAGCTTATAAGCATTATAAAGAGAGCAAAAGATTCATTTACCTCATTGTCATAGTTGTAGGGCTGGCAGGCTACGTGCAGGGGTGTGGATTTGGCTTCATTCTTGATGTTGACATCGACACCGCACTGGATGAGCAGCTTGATGACATCCGCATTGGGGAACACAGTCTTCTAAGGATGATAAGagtttgtttattaaacaatctaaatttaaaaagtagcTACGCACATCGGCAAAATTGTCGTCAGTGATGTAGCCGCTCTTGATGACGTTCAACCGCGAGGCGCAAAGATGGAGCATTGTGTCGGCGGTGCTGGCACTACGTAGATTGCCCACAACCACGGTCTCGTGTACCGCCTGGCAGATAAGTTTGTTCTGCGCCTCGGTGTGGACGGTATTGATCAGCAAATAGATAAGGTGAGCCAAACACCTCATCACCCGGTCGTAGTTCTCCTGCTGCCTTCTAAACACGGGCCTCAAGAGTAGCAGGTGCTTCACCACAATGGCGCTTTCCGCCAGCGTTCGAAAAACGCCTAGAACATCCTCGAACCTGGGCAGCACTTTATCCTGATGCACAAACCTGGCTCTGGCATCGCTCCTTATGTGGCTGGAGTTCTGAACATGCAGATCCAACATCAAACGCACCAGCGCCTGCGCCGCGAAACAAGTTTCAAAGTGCAGGATGGACCAGTTGGACACGCGCACTTCGAGCAGGAATCGCCACAGGTCAATGCAGCGCTGCAGCTGGAGTGAATCCGCATAGGAGGCGCCCCTGGAAGAAGAGATTTAAGCATTTAAATACATTGCACATCAAAGGAAGCCACTTATTCTAATAATCTCACCTAAAAGTTAACCTAAACAGCATATCTTTGTGGGTCAGTCCCAGAACCCGCTCGCAAATGAGCAGGCTCTGGGTCCGCATCGCATCCATATCGGTGGCAATGTTGTCCAGCTCCTCCAGCGTACTGAACTCCACTGCATTCTCGTAGGCAGTGCGCAATGGAACCTGCGGTTTCTTCTCAATATACGGCGAATATGCTGCCCGTATGTGGTGCGCCATGCGCCAATGTAGAATGCACACCCGCGACTCGTTGTGCTCGTCCAGGAACGTCGATCCCATCAGCTCGTGAGCCTCCGCCAATCTGGCAGGCAAATAGTTCAGCTCCTTCTTCAAGAAATCAAAGATCTGATGAGCTCCCTTCAAGCAGGCAGTGCGAAGGGCATCGTCTCCGTACCGACTCTTGGCATACGGATCTGCGCCCTGCTCAATCAACATCTTTGTGGTATCCAGCCGATGCTCCTGAATTGCATAGTGGAGCGCCGTCTTGTCCTGAATGTCCCTTGCATTAATGTCCGCTCCCTTGCGCACCAGATACAAGCACAACTGCACCGACTGCACCGAGTTGATCAGGCAGGTGCCGCCATTGATGTTGGGTCGCTTGATGTCCGCTCCGTTCTCTACCAGGAACTTGACTGTTGGGTAGAGTAAGgaaatttaaagttaataagGTTATTTCTAGTTGCGAGGATATAACGATTCTGatataaaacttatttttgtataatttaatgAAGAAATCGAAggaacaattaaaaatttat is a window of Drosophila biarmipes strain raj3 chromosome 3R, RU_DBia_V1.1, whole genome shotgun sequence DNA encoding:
- the LOC108024694 gene encoding protein fem-1 homolog C, which produces MRSLEGSRRQVEQLQLELEAKDQDQVRSPRQEQEHTVARPSMANERKQSSPKVELTKLSHELIEECKRSQEDSLLSRHLRHELEKLPRDSRRELVRKQRNGCAPLFIACKRGAVDIAEYLITICEADIEQRGHFEVPEDNSFHYVSPLWAAVVSGKLSMVKYLVRIGCDINATSDSGSTPVRSACYMTHVDIVKFLVENGADIKRPNINGGTCLINSVQSVQLCLYLVRKGADINARDIQDKTALHYAIQEHRLDTTKMLIEQGADPYAKSRYGDDALRTACLKGAHQIFDFLKKELNYLPARLAEAHELMGSTFLDEHNESRVCILHWRMAHHIRAAYSPYIEKKPQVPLRTAYENAVEFSTLEELDNIATDMDAMRTQSLLICERVLGLTHKDMLFRLTFRGASYADSLQLQRCIDLWRFLLEVRVSNWSILHFETCFAAQALVRLMLDLHVQNSSHIRSDARARFVHQDKVLPRFEDVLGVFRTLAESAIVVKHLLLLRPVFRRQQENYDRVMRCLAHLIYLLINTVHTEAQNKLICQAVHETVVVGNLRSASTADTMLHLCASRLNVIKSGYITDDNFADKTVFPNADVIKLLIQCGVDVNIKNEAKSTPLHVACQPYNYDNEIVHLLLKCGADIDQPNRADKRPYDLIASNPTSTIPLLNFVTLQCLAATAISKHRIPYHNQLHRQLEKFVRSHEP